From the genome of Streptomyces sp. S4.7:
CCGCGGCCTGATCGCGCCCGGCGACAACAACGAAGAGCTGGTGATCATCCGTGCCGAACGCGCTGCGTGAGACACTCTGCCGCGTCACCCCGACACGGGACGGGCCTCTCCTGATAGAGGGGCCGGTGGAGGTGACCCTGGACAACGGGAGCACGGTGCGTTCGGACCGGTTCACCGTGGCCCTGTGCGCGTGCCGGCGCAGCAGGACCTATCCCTGGTGCGACACCAGCCACCGTCGCAGAGGCGGGGGCGCCGGGGCGCCCCGGGCCGGTTCGGGCCATGACCGCGATTCGAACGACGCGAGTGATGCCGCTGAGGGGGCCGACGAGTGAAGTCGGCGGAGCTGACCGAAGGGGAATCGGGCGGGCCCGTCCTGCCCACGGGCCG
Proteins encoded in this window:
- a CDS encoding CDGSH iron-sulfur domain-containing protein, translating into MPNALRETLCRVTPTRDGPLLIEGPVEVTLDNGSTVRSDRFTVALCACRRSRTYPWCDTSHRRRGGGAGAPRAGSGHDRDSNDASDAAEGADE